A single window of Serinus canaria isolate serCan28SL12 chromosome 14, serCan2020, whole genome shotgun sequence DNA harbors:
- the LOC103817568 gene encoding palmitoyltransferase ZDHHC4 isoform X11 produces the protein MDFLTLFLAYLCSVLALAALLCLCSARKESFLTRSITRASQVLSLVVPRQLQRVTQQALHRLFHTRSCLFVVLHVALQAAVFGEYTWEVFVYCWELQFHLLLLLLPYLLLAGNLGCFLLCSRANPGTVTKSNAASLAKVYAYDGVLFQRGLVCPTCTVEKPARSKHCSAAALQRHARHLPGCTGTGAARGDPPPRSAPFLDFP, from the exons ATGGACTTCCTGACGCTCTTCCTGGCGTACCTGTGCTCCGTGCTCGCCCTcgctgccctgctgtgcctctgctcgGCAAGGAAGGAGAGCTTCCTCACGAGGAGCATCACCAGGGCCAGCCAG GTGCTGTCACTGGTggtccccaggcagctgcagagggtgACACAGCAGGCTCTGCACAGGCTCTTCCACACGAG gagctgtttgttTGTGGTCCTGCACGtggccctgcaggctgcagtcTTTGGGGAGTACACCTGGGAGGTGTTTGTGtactgctgggagctgcagttccacctcctcctgctgctcctgccctacctgctgctggctggcaaCCTGGgctgcttcctgctctgctcccggGCCAACCCTG GGACAGTGACGAAATCCAATGCTGCATCCCTGGCTAAGGTCTATGCCTATGATGGGGTGTTGTTCCAGAGAGGCCTCGTGTGTCCCACGTGCACCGTGGAGAAACCAGCCAGGTCCAAGCACTGCA gtgctgctgctctccaacGTCATGCACGGCACCTACCTGgatgcacagggacaggagcagcccGTGGAGATCCCCCTCCTCGTTCAG cACCTTTTCTTGACTTTCCCTAG
- the LOC103817568 gene encoding palmitoyltransferase ZDHHC4 isoform X2, which translates to MDFLTLFLAYLCSVLALAALLCLCSARKESFLTRSITRASQVLSLVVPRQLQRVTQQALHRLFHTRSCLFVVLHVALQAAVFGEYTWEVFVYCWELQFHLLLLLLPYLLLAGNLGCFLLCSRANPGTVTKSNAASLAKVYAYDGVLFQRGLVCPTCTVEKPARSKHCSVCRTCVHRFDHHCVWVNNCIGAGNAGLFLLYLLSLTATAGAVAAVTAAFLIQVLLLSNVMHGTYLDAQGQEQPVEIPLLVQVSPCCATFGSHSADRNRVLFPQHGDRLQGLGTDCRVWDRLQGLGTDCRAWDRLQGLGQTAGLGTDCRVWDRLQGLGQTAGFGDRLQGLGQTAGLGDRLQGLGTDCRVWDRLQGLGQTAGLGDRLQGLGTDCRVWDRLQGLGQTAGFLGTDCRAWDRLQGFSCSIHKTRFRKLPLLNT; encoded by the exons ATGGACTTCCTGACGCTCTTCCTGGCGTACCTGTGCTCCGTGCTCGCCCTcgctgccctgctgtgcctctgctcgGCAAGGAAGGAGAGCTTCCTCACGAGGAGCATCACCAGGGCCAGCCAG GTGCTGTCACTGGTggtccccaggcagctgcagagggtgACACAGCAGGCTCTGCACAGGCTCTTCCACACGAG gagctgtttgttTGTGGTCCTGCACGtggccctgcaggctgcagtcTTTGGGGAGTACACCTGGGAGGTGTTTGTGtactgctgggagctgcagttccacctcctcctgctgctcctgccctacctgctgctggctggcaaCCTGGgctgcttcctgctctgctcccggGCCAACCCTG GGACAGTGACGAAATCCAATGCTGCATCCCTGGCTAAGGTCTATGCCTATGATGGGGTGTTGTTCCAGAGAGGCCTCGTGTGTCCCACGTGCACCGTGGAGAAACCAGCCAGGTCCAAGCACTGCA GTGTCTGCAGGACGTGTGTGCATCGCTTTGACCACCACTGCGTGTGGGTGAACAACTGCATCGGGGCTGGCAACGCGGGCCTGTTCCTGCTGTACCTGCTGTCCCTGACGGCCACCGCCGGCGCCGTGGCTGCTGTCACGGCTGCCTTCCTcatccaggtgctgctgctctccaacGTCATGCACGGCACCTACCTGgatgcacagggacaggagcagcccGTGGAGATCCCCCTCCTCGTTCAGGTCAGTCCGTGCTGTGCAACGTTCGGCTCGCACTCTGCTGACAGGAACCGTGTCCTGTTCCCCCAGCACGGGGACAgactgcagg GCTTGGGGACAGACTGCAGGGTTTGGGACAGACtgcagggcttggggacagACTGCAGGGCTTGGGACAGACTGCAGGGCTTGGGACAGACTGCAGGGCTTGGGACAgactgcagg GTTTGGGACAGACTGCAGGGTTTGGGACAgactgcagggtttggggacagACTGCAGGGCTTGGGACAGACtgcagggcttggggacagactgcagggcttggggacagactgcagggtttgggacagactgcagggtttgggacagactgcagggcttggggacagactgcagggcttggggacagACTGCAGGGTTTGGGACAGACTGCAGGGTTTGGGACAGACTGCAGGGTTCTTGGGGACAGACTGCAGGGCTTGGGACAGACTGCAGGGTTTCAGCTGTTCTATACATAAAACTAGATTTAGAAAACTGCCGCTGCTGAATACCTGA
- the LOC103817568 gene encoding palmitoyltransferase ZDHHC4 isoform X9: protein MDFLTLFLAYLCSVLALAALLCLCSARKESFLTRSITRASQVLSLVVPRQLQRVTQQALHRLFHTRSCLFVVLHVALQAAVFGEYTWEVFVYCWELQFHLLLLLLPYLLLAGNLGCFLLCSRANPGTVTKSNAASLAKVYAYDGVLFQRGLVCPTCTVEKPARSKHCSVCRTCVHRFDHHCVWVNNCIGAGNAGLFLLYLLSLTATAGAVAAVTAAFLIQVLLLSNVMHGTYLDAQGQEQPVEIPLLVQVSPCCATFGSHSADRNRVLFPQHGDRLQGLGTDCRLGTDCRLGDRLQGFGTDCRVWDRLQGLGTDCRAWGQTAGFGTDCRVWDRLQGSWGQTAGLGTDCRVSAVLYIKLDLENCRC from the exons ATGGACTTCCTGACGCTCTTCCTGGCGTACCTGTGCTCCGTGCTCGCCCTcgctgccctgctgtgcctctgctcgGCAAGGAAGGAGAGCTTCCTCACGAGGAGCATCACCAGGGCCAGCCAG GTGCTGTCACTGGTggtccccaggcagctgcagagggtgACACAGCAGGCTCTGCACAGGCTCTTCCACACGAG gagctgtttgttTGTGGTCCTGCACGtggccctgcaggctgcagtcTTTGGGGAGTACACCTGGGAGGTGTTTGTGtactgctgggagctgcagttccacctcctcctgctgctcctgccctacctgctgctggctggcaaCCTGGgctgcttcctgctctgctcccggGCCAACCCTG GGACAGTGACGAAATCCAATGCTGCATCCCTGGCTAAGGTCTATGCCTATGATGGGGTGTTGTTCCAGAGAGGCCTCGTGTGTCCCACGTGCACCGTGGAGAAACCAGCCAGGTCCAAGCACTGCA GTGTCTGCAGGACGTGTGTGCATCGCTTTGACCACCACTGCGTGTGGGTGAACAACTGCATCGGGGCTGGCAACGCGGGCCTGTTCCTGCTGTACCTGCTGTCCCTGACGGCCACCGCCGGCGCCGTGGCTGCTGTCACGGCTGCCTTCCTcatccaggtgctgctgctctccaacGTCATGCACGGCACCTACCTGgatgcacagggacaggagcagcccGTGGAGATCCCCCTCCTCGTTCAGGTCAGTCCGTGCTGTGCAACGTTCGGCTCGCACTCTGCTGACAGGAACCGTGTCCTGTTCCCCCAGCACGGGGACAgactgcagggtttggggacagACTGCAGGCTTGGGACAGACTGCAGGCTTGGGGACAGACTGCAGG ggtttgggacagactgcagggtttgggacagactgcagggcttggggacagactgcagggcttggggacagACTGCAGGGTTTGGGACAGACTGCAGGGTTTGGGACAGACTGCAGGGTTCTTGGGGACAGACTGCAGGGCTTGGGACAGACTGCAGGGTTTCAGCTGTTCTATACATAAAACTAGATTTAGAAAACTGCCGCTGCTGA
- the LOC103817568 gene encoding palmitoyltransferase ZDHHC4 isoform X5, producing the protein MDFLTLFLAYLCSVLALAALLCLCSARKESFLTRSITRASQVLSLVVPRQLQRVTQQALHRLFHTRSCLFVVLHVALQAAVFGEYTWEVFVYCWELQFHLLLLLLPYLLLAGNLGCFLLCSRANPGTVTKSNAASLAKVYAYDGVLFQRGLVCPTCTVEKPARSKHCSVCRTCVHRFDHHCVWVNNCIGAGNAGLFLLYLLSLTATAGAVAAVTAAFLIQVLLLSNVMHGTYLDAQGQEQPVEIPLLVQVSPCCATFGSHSADRNRVLFPQHGDRLQGLGTDCRLGTDCRLGDRLQGLGQTAGLGDRLQGLGQTAGLGTDCRAWDRLQGFGTDCRVWDRLQGLGTDCRAWGQTAGFGTDCRVWDRLQGSWGQTAGLGTDCRVSAVLYIKLDLENCRC; encoded by the exons ATGGACTTCCTGACGCTCTTCCTGGCGTACCTGTGCTCCGTGCTCGCCCTcgctgccctgctgtgcctctgctcgGCAAGGAAGGAGAGCTTCCTCACGAGGAGCATCACCAGGGCCAGCCAG GTGCTGTCACTGGTggtccccaggcagctgcagagggtgACACAGCAGGCTCTGCACAGGCTCTTCCACACGAG gagctgtttgttTGTGGTCCTGCACGtggccctgcaggctgcagtcTTTGGGGAGTACACCTGGGAGGTGTTTGTGtactgctgggagctgcagttccacctcctcctgctgctcctgccctacctgctgctggctggcaaCCTGGgctgcttcctgctctgctcccggGCCAACCCTG GGACAGTGACGAAATCCAATGCTGCATCCCTGGCTAAGGTCTATGCCTATGATGGGGTGTTGTTCCAGAGAGGCCTCGTGTGTCCCACGTGCACCGTGGAGAAACCAGCCAGGTCCAAGCACTGCA GTGTCTGCAGGACGTGTGTGCATCGCTTTGACCACCACTGCGTGTGGGTGAACAACTGCATCGGGGCTGGCAACGCGGGCCTGTTCCTGCTGTACCTGCTGTCCCTGACGGCCACCGCCGGCGCCGTGGCTGCTGTCACGGCTGCCTTCCTcatccaggtgctgctgctctccaacGTCATGCACGGCACCTACCTGgatgcacagggacaggagcagcccGTGGAGATCCCCCTCCTCGTTCAGGTCAGTCCGTGCTGTGCAACGTTCGGCTCGCACTCTGCTGACAGGAACCGTGTCCTGTTCCCCCAGCACGGGGACAgactgcagggtttggggacagACTGCAGGCTTGGGACAGACTGCAGGCTTGGGGACAGACTGCAGGGTTTGGGACAGACtgcagggcttggggacagACTGCAGGGCTTGGGACAGACTGCAGGGCTTGGGACAGACTGCAGGGCTTGGGACAgactgcagg ggtttgggacagactgcagggtttgggacagactgcagggcttggggacagactgcagggcttggggacagACTGCAGGGTTTGGGACAGACTGCAGGGTTTGGGACAGACTGCAGGGTTCTTGGGGACAGACTGCAGGGCTTGGGACAGACTGCAGGGTTTCAGCTGTTCTATACATAAAACTAGATTTAGAAAACTGCCGCTGCTGA
- the LOC103817568 gene encoding palmitoyltransferase ZDHHC4 isoform X4: MDFLTLFLAYLCSVLALAALLCLCSARKESFLTRSITRASQVLSLVVPRQLQRVTQQALHRLFHTRSCLFVVLHVALQAAVFGEYTWEVFVYCWELQFHLLLLLLPYLLLAGNLGCFLLCSRANPGTVTKSNAASLAKVYAYDGVLFQRGLVCPTCTVEKPARSKHCSVCRTCVHRFDHHCVWVNNCIGAGNAGLFLLYLLSLTATAGAVAAVTAAFLIQVLLLSNVMHGTYLDAQGQEQPVEIPLLVQVSPCCATFGSHSADRNRVLFPQHGDRLQGLGTDCRLGTDCRLGDRLQGLGQTAGLGDRLQGLGQTAGLGTDCRAWDRLQGLGQTAGFGTDCRVWGQTAGLGTDCRAWGQTAGLGDRLQGFGTDCRVWDRLQGSWGQTAGLGTDCRVSAVLYIKLDLENCRC, encoded by the exons ATGGACTTCCTGACGCTCTTCCTGGCGTACCTGTGCTCCGTGCTCGCCCTcgctgccctgctgtgcctctgctcgGCAAGGAAGGAGAGCTTCCTCACGAGGAGCATCACCAGGGCCAGCCAG GTGCTGTCACTGGTggtccccaggcagctgcagagggtgACACAGCAGGCTCTGCACAGGCTCTTCCACACGAG gagctgtttgttTGTGGTCCTGCACGtggccctgcaggctgcagtcTTTGGGGAGTACACCTGGGAGGTGTTTGTGtactgctgggagctgcagttccacctcctcctgctgctcctgccctacctgctgctggctggcaaCCTGGgctgcttcctgctctgctcccggGCCAACCCTG GGACAGTGACGAAATCCAATGCTGCATCCCTGGCTAAGGTCTATGCCTATGATGGGGTGTTGTTCCAGAGAGGCCTCGTGTGTCCCACGTGCACCGTGGAGAAACCAGCCAGGTCCAAGCACTGCA GTGTCTGCAGGACGTGTGTGCATCGCTTTGACCACCACTGCGTGTGGGTGAACAACTGCATCGGGGCTGGCAACGCGGGCCTGTTCCTGCTGTACCTGCTGTCCCTGACGGCCACCGCCGGCGCCGTGGCTGCTGTCACGGCTGCCTTCCTcatccaggtgctgctgctctccaacGTCATGCACGGCACCTACCTGgatgcacagggacaggagcagcccGTGGAGATCCCCCTCCTCGTTCAGGTCAGTCCGTGCTGTGCAACGTTCGGCTCGCACTCTGCTGACAGGAACCGTGTCCTGTTCCCCCAGCACGGGGACAgactgcagggtttggggacagACTGCAGGCTTGGGACAGACTGCAGGCTTGGGGACAGACTGCAGGGTTTGGGACAGACtgcagggcttggggacagACTGCAGGGCTTGGGACAGACTGCAGGGCTTGGGACAGACTGCAGGGCTTGGGACAgactgcagg GTTTGGGACAGACTGCAGGGTTTGGGACAgactgcagggtttggggacagACTGCAGGGCTTGGGACAGACtgcagggcttggggacagactgcagggcttggggacagactgcagg GGTTTGGGACAGACTGCAGGGTTTGGGACAGACTGCAGGGTTCTTGGGGACAGACTGCAGGGCTTGGGACAGACTGCAGGGTTTCAGCTGTTCTATACATAAAACTAGATTTAGAAAACTGCCGCTGCTGA
- the LOC103817568 gene encoding palmitoyltransferase ZDHHC4 isoform X3, whose protein sequence is MDFLTLFLAYLCSVLALAALLCLCSARKESFLTRSITRASQVLSLVVPRQLQRVTQQALHRLFHTRSCLFVVLHVALQAAVFGEYTWEVFVYCWELQFHLLLLLLPYLLLAGNLGCFLLCSRANPGTVTKSNAASLAKVYAYDGVLFQRGLVCPTCTVEKPARSKHCSVCRTCVHRFDHHCVWVNNCIGAGNAGLFLLYLLSLTATAGAVAAVTAAFLIQVLLLSNVMHGTYLDAQGQEQPVEIPLLVQVSPCCATFGSHSADRNRVLFPQHGDRLQGLGTDCRLGTDCRLGDRLQGLGQTAGLGDRLQGLGQTAGLGTDCRAWDRLQGLGTDCRAWDRLQGFGTDCRVWDRLQGLGTDCRAWGQTAGFGTDCRVWDRLQGSWGQTAGLGTDCRVSAVLYIKLDLENCRC, encoded by the exons ATGGACTTCCTGACGCTCTTCCTGGCGTACCTGTGCTCCGTGCTCGCCCTcgctgccctgctgtgcctctgctcgGCAAGGAAGGAGAGCTTCCTCACGAGGAGCATCACCAGGGCCAGCCAG GTGCTGTCACTGGTggtccccaggcagctgcagagggtgACACAGCAGGCTCTGCACAGGCTCTTCCACACGAG gagctgtttgttTGTGGTCCTGCACGtggccctgcaggctgcagtcTTTGGGGAGTACACCTGGGAGGTGTTTGTGtactgctgggagctgcagttccacctcctcctgctgctcctgccctacctgctgctggctggcaaCCTGGgctgcttcctgctctgctcccggGCCAACCCTG GGACAGTGACGAAATCCAATGCTGCATCCCTGGCTAAGGTCTATGCCTATGATGGGGTGTTGTTCCAGAGAGGCCTCGTGTGTCCCACGTGCACCGTGGAGAAACCAGCCAGGTCCAAGCACTGCA GTGTCTGCAGGACGTGTGTGCATCGCTTTGACCACCACTGCGTGTGGGTGAACAACTGCATCGGGGCTGGCAACGCGGGCCTGTTCCTGCTGTACCTGCTGTCCCTGACGGCCACCGCCGGCGCCGTGGCTGCTGTCACGGCTGCCTTCCTcatccaggtgctgctgctctccaacGTCATGCACGGCACCTACCTGgatgcacagggacaggagcagcccGTGGAGATCCCCCTCCTCGTTCAGGTCAGTCCGTGCTGTGCAACGTTCGGCTCGCACTCTGCTGACAGGAACCGTGTCCTGTTCCCCCAGCACGGGGACAgactgcagggtttggggacagACTGCAGGCTTGGGACAGACTGCAGGCTTGGGGACAGACTGCAGGGTTTGGGACAGACtgcagggcttggggacagACTGCAGGGCTTGGGACAGACTGCAGGGCTTGGGACAGACTGCAGGGCTTGGGACAgactgcagggtttggggacagACTGCAGGGCTTGGGACAGACTGCAGG ggtttgggacagactgcagggtttgggacagactgcagggcttggggacagactgcagggcttggggacagACTGCAGGGTTTGGGACAGACTGCAGGGTTTGGGACAGACTGCAGGGTTCTTGGGGACAGACTGCAGGGCTTGGGACAGACTGCAGGGTTTCAGCTGTTCTATACATAAAACTAGATTTAGAAAACTGCCGCTGCTGA
- the LOC103817568 gene encoding palmitoyltransferase ZDHHC4 isoform X10, with protein sequence MDFLTLFLAYLCSVLALAALLCLCSARKESFLTRSITRASQVLSLVVPRQLQRVTQQALHRLFHTRSCLFVVLHVALQAAVFGEYTWEVFVYCWELQFHLLLLLLPYLLLAGNLGCFLLCSRANPGTVTKSNAASLAKVYAYDGVLFQRGLVCPTCTVEKPARSKHCSVCRTCVHRFDHHCVWVNNCIGAGNAGLFLLYLLSLTATAGAVAAVTAAFLIQVLLLSNVMHGTYLDAQGQEQPVEIPLLVQVSPCCATFGSHSADRNRVLFPQHGDRLQGLGTDCRGLGQTAGFGTDCRAWGQTAGLGDRLQGLGQTAGFGTDCRVLGDRLQGLGQTAGFQLFYT encoded by the exons ATGGACTTCCTGACGCTCTTCCTGGCGTACCTGTGCTCCGTGCTCGCCCTcgctgccctgctgtgcctctgctcgGCAAGGAAGGAGAGCTTCCTCACGAGGAGCATCACCAGGGCCAGCCAG GTGCTGTCACTGGTggtccccaggcagctgcagagggtgACACAGCAGGCTCTGCACAGGCTCTTCCACACGAG gagctgtttgttTGTGGTCCTGCACGtggccctgcaggctgcagtcTTTGGGGAGTACACCTGGGAGGTGTTTGTGtactgctgggagctgcagttccacctcctcctgctgctcctgccctacctgctgctggctggcaaCCTGGgctgcttcctgctctgctcccggGCCAACCCTG GGACAGTGACGAAATCCAATGCTGCATCCCTGGCTAAGGTCTATGCCTATGATGGGGTGTTGTTCCAGAGAGGCCTCGTGTGTCCCACGTGCACCGTGGAGAAACCAGCCAGGTCCAAGCACTGCA GTGTCTGCAGGACGTGTGTGCATCGCTTTGACCACCACTGCGTGTGGGTGAACAACTGCATCGGGGCTGGCAACGCGGGCCTGTTCCTGCTGTACCTGCTGTCCCTGACGGCCACCGCCGGCGCCGTGGCTGCTGTCACGGCTGCCTTCCTcatccaggtgctgctgctctccaacGTCATGCACGGCACCTACCTGgatgcacagggacaggagcagcccGTGGAGATCCCCCTCCTCGTTCAGGTCAGTCCGTGCTGTGCAACGTTCGGCTCGCACTCTGCTGACAGGAACCGTGTCCTGTTCCCCCAGCACGGGGACAgactgcagg GCTTGGGGACAGACTGCAGG ggtttgggacagactgcagggtttgggacagactgcagggcttggggacagactgcagggcttggggacagACTGCAGGGTTTGGGACAGACTGCAGGGTTTGGGACAGACTGCAGGGTTCTTGGGGACAGACTGCAGGGCTTGGGACAGACTGCAGGGTTTCAGCTGTTCTATACATAA
- the LOC103817568 gene encoding palmitoyltransferase ZDHHC4 isoform X8, protein MDFLTLFLAYLCSVLALAALLCLCSARKESFLTRSITRASQVLSLVVPRQLQRVTQQALHRLFHTRSCLFVVLHVALQAAVFGEYTWEVFVYCWELQFHLLLLLLPYLLLAGNLGCFLLCSRANPGTVTKSNAASLAKVYAYDGVLFQRGLVCPTCTVEKPARSKHCSVCRTCVHRFDHHCVWVNNCIGAGNAGLFLLYLLSLTATAGAVAAVTAAFLIQVLLLSNVMHGTYLDAQGQEQPVEIPLLVQVSPCCATFGSHSADRNRVLFPQHGDRLQGLGTDCRVWDRLQGLGTDCRAWDRLQGLGQTAGLGTDCRGLGQTAGFGTDCRAWGQTAGLGDRLQGLGQTAGFGTDCRVLGDRLQGLGQTAGFQLFYT, encoded by the exons ATGGACTTCCTGACGCTCTTCCTGGCGTACCTGTGCTCCGTGCTCGCCCTcgctgccctgctgtgcctctgctcgGCAAGGAAGGAGAGCTTCCTCACGAGGAGCATCACCAGGGCCAGCCAG GTGCTGTCACTGGTggtccccaggcagctgcagagggtgACACAGCAGGCTCTGCACAGGCTCTTCCACACGAG gagctgtttgttTGTGGTCCTGCACGtggccctgcaggctgcagtcTTTGGGGAGTACACCTGGGAGGTGTTTGTGtactgctgggagctgcagttccacctcctcctgctgctcctgccctacctgctgctggctggcaaCCTGGgctgcttcctgctctgctcccggGCCAACCCTG GGACAGTGACGAAATCCAATGCTGCATCCCTGGCTAAGGTCTATGCCTATGATGGGGTGTTGTTCCAGAGAGGCCTCGTGTGTCCCACGTGCACCGTGGAGAAACCAGCCAGGTCCAAGCACTGCA GTGTCTGCAGGACGTGTGTGCATCGCTTTGACCACCACTGCGTGTGGGTGAACAACTGCATCGGGGCTGGCAACGCGGGCCTGTTCCTGCTGTACCTGCTGTCCCTGACGGCCACCGCCGGCGCCGTGGCTGCTGTCACGGCTGCCTTCCTcatccaggtgctgctgctctccaacGTCATGCACGGCACCTACCTGgatgcacagggacaggagcagcccGTGGAGATCCCCCTCCTCGTTCAGGTCAGTCCGTGCTGTGCAACGTTCGGCTCGCACTCTGCTGACAGGAACCGTGTCCTGTTCCCCCAGCACGGGGACAgactgcagg GCTTGGGGACAGACTGCAGGGTTTGGGACAGACtgcagggcttggggacagACTGCAGGGCTTGGGACAGACTGCAGGGCTTGGGACAGACTGCAGGGCTTGGGACAgactgcagg ggtttgggacagactgcagggtttgggacagactgcagggcttggggacagactgcagggcttggggacagACTGCAGGGTTTGGGACAGACTGCAGGGTTTGGGACAGACTGCAGGGTTCTTGGGGACAGACTGCAGGGCTTGGGACAGACTGCAGGGTTTCAGCTGTTCTATACATAA
- the LOC103817568 gene encoding palmitoyltransferase ZDHHC4 isoform X6, with product MDFLTLFLAYLCSVLALAALLCLCSARKESFLTRSITRASQVLSLVVPRQLQRVTQQALHRLFHTRSCLFVVLHVALQAAVFGEYTWEVFVYCWELQFHLLLLLLPYLLLAGNLGCFLLCSRANPGTVTKSNAASLAKVYAYDGVLFQRGLVCPTCTVEKPARSKHCSVCRTCVHRFDHHCVWVNNCIGAGNAGLFLLYLLSLTATAGAVAAVTAAFLIQVLLLSNVMHGTYLDAQGQEQPVEIPLLVQVSPCCATFGSHSADRNRVLFPQHGDRLQGLGTDCRVWDRLQGLGTDCRAWDRLQGLGQTAGLGTDCRVWGQTAGLGTDCRGLGQTAGFGTDCRAWGQTAGLGDRLQGLGQTAGFGTDCRVLGDRLQGLGQTAGFQLFYT from the exons ATGGACTTCCTGACGCTCTTCCTGGCGTACCTGTGCTCCGTGCTCGCCCTcgctgccctgctgtgcctctgctcgGCAAGGAAGGAGAGCTTCCTCACGAGGAGCATCACCAGGGCCAGCCAG GTGCTGTCACTGGTggtccccaggcagctgcagagggtgACACAGCAGGCTCTGCACAGGCTCTTCCACACGAG gagctgtttgttTGTGGTCCTGCACGtggccctgcaggctgcagtcTTTGGGGAGTACACCTGGGAGGTGTTTGTGtactgctgggagctgcagttccacctcctcctgctgctcctgccctacctgctgctggctggcaaCCTGGgctgcttcctgctctgctcccggGCCAACCCTG GGACAGTGACGAAATCCAATGCTGCATCCCTGGCTAAGGTCTATGCCTATGATGGGGTGTTGTTCCAGAGAGGCCTCGTGTGTCCCACGTGCACCGTGGAGAAACCAGCCAGGTCCAAGCACTGCA GTGTCTGCAGGACGTGTGTGCATCGCTTTGACCACCACTGCGTGTGGGTGAACAACTGCATCGGGGCTGGCAACGCGGGCCTGTTCCTGCTGTACCTGCTGTCCCTGACGGCCACCGCCGGCGCCGTGGCTGCTGTCACGGCTGCCTTCCTcatccaggtgctgctgctctccaacGTCATGCACGGCACCTACCTGgatgcacagggacaggagcagcccGTGGAGATCCCCCTCCTCGTTCAGGTCAGTCCGTGCTGTGCAACGTTCGGCTCGCACTCTGCTGACAGGAACCGTGTCCTGTTCCCCCAGCACGGGGACAgactgcagg GCTTGGGGACAGACTGCAGGGTTTGGGACAGACtgcagggcttggggacagACTGCAGGGCTTGGGACAGACTGCAGGGCTTGGGACAGACTGCAGGGCTTGGGACAgactgcagggtttggggacagACTGCAGGGCTTGGGACAGACTGCAGG ggtttgggacagactgcagggtttgggacagactgcagggcttggggacagactgcagggcttggggacagACTGCAGGGTTTGGGACAGACTGCAGGGTTTGGGACAGACTGCAGGGTTCTTGGGGACAGACTGCAGGGCTTGGGACAGACTGCAGGGTTTCAGCTGTTCTATACATAA